The Candidatus Kryptonium sp. genome contains a region encoding:
- the pyrH gene encoding UMP kinase, with translation MAQPVYKRILLKVSGEALMGDRGYGIDPVVLNRFADEIKEVHELGVQIGIVIGGGNIYRGVDAVAEGIDKVVGDQMGMLATVINALALQSVLERKGIMTRLQTAIAMEQIAEPFIRRRAIRHLEKGRVVIFAAGTGNPYFTTDTAAALRAIEIKADVILKGTRVDGIYDSDPEQNPTAVKFDQISYLDILKLDLKVMDLTAITLCRENSLPIIVFNLNIPGNLKRIVLGENIGTKVIHTIEVSTTR, from the coding sequence ATGGCTCAGCCAGTTTATAAAAGAATTCTTCTCAAGGTCAGTGGGGAAGCATTAATGGGAGATCGTGGTTATGGAATTGATCCTGTTGTTTTGAATAGATTCGCTGATGAAATAAAGGAAGTTCATGAGCTTGGAGTTCAAATTGGAATAGTAATTGGTGGTGGAAACATTTACAGAGGTGTTGATGCTGTAGCTGAGGGAATTGATAAGGTTGTCGGAGATCAGATGGGTATGCTTGCAACTGTTATAAATGCCCTCGCTTTGCAAAGCGTCTTGGAAAGAAAGGGTATAATGACACGACTTCAAACTGCAATTGCTATGGAACAAATTGCTGAACCATTCATAAGAAGAAGAGCCATAAGACATCTTGAAAAGGGAAGAGTTGTTATATTTGCAGCCGGCACAGGAAATCCTTACTTTACAACCGACACAGCTGCTGCTTTAAGAGCAATTGAAATAAAAGCAGATGTTATTTTAAAAGGAACTCGCGTTGATGGAATTTATGATTCAGATCCAGAACAAAATCCTACAGCGGTAAAATTTGATCAAATTTCTTACCTTGATATTTTAAAACTGGACTTGAAAGTTATGGATCTGACAGCAATCACGCTTTGCCGTGAAAATAGCCTACCAATTATAGTTTTCAATCTGAATATCCCAGGAAATCTCAAACGTATAGTTCTTGGTGAAAATATCGGGACGAAAGTTATCCATACTATTGAAGTTTCCACCACGAGATAA
- a CDS encoding Lrp/AsnC family transcriptional regulator, whose product MFQIDEVDLKILDILQKNGRVKRNDLAQMVGLSVPSVSERMKKLEEAGIIKGYTTLLDSKKLGKDITAFVFVYIDSSKNYPLFIERVMEVDEILECHSITGEGSHLLKVKTENTSTLEKLLARIQSWPGVTGTKTSIVLSTIKETTRIKIFEQD is encoded by the coding sequence ATGTTTCAAATTGATGAGGTTGACCTTAAAATTTTAGATATACTTCAGAAAAATGGGCGAGTTAAGCGTAATGACCTTGCACAAATGGTTGGGCTTTCTGTTCCATCGGTGAGTGAGCGAATGAAAAAGCTTGAAGAAGCAGGTATCATAAAAGGTTATACTACATTGCTTGATTCAAAGAAACTCGGAAAAGATATTACTGCTTTTGTTTTCGTTTATATTGATTCATCAAAAAACTATCCCTTGTTTATTGAACGAGTTATGGAGGTTGACGAGATACTTGAGTGTCATTCAATCACAGGTGAAGGTTCGCATCTTTTGAAAGTTAAAACTGAAAATACATCAACGCTTGAAAAACTTCTTGCGCGAATTCAATCATGGCCAGGGGTTACGGGGACGAAGACCAGCATCGTTTTATCAACGATTAAAGAAACAACAAGAATAAAAATTTTTGAGCAAGATTAA
- the glnA gene encoding type I glutamate--ammonia ligase — translation MRSEAIQNVFEMIKKHGVKMVDLKFMDFPGQWQHFSVPVHELTEESFEEGFGFDGSSIRGWKSINESDMLVIPDPTTAFIDPFIEVPTISLICDVYDPITREKYERCPRYIAQKAEAYLKATGIADTVYFGPEAEFFIFDDVRFDQNAHEGYYFIDSIEGQWNSGRDEKPNLAYKPRYKEGYFPVPPTDSLNDIRNEMVLIMEQCGLEVEAQHHEVATGGQCEIDFRFAPLVKCADNLLIFKYIVKNVARRHGKTATFMPKPLFGDNGSGMHCHQSLWKNGQPLFYGNGYANLSEIALYYIGGILKHAPALCAFTNPTTNSYKRLVPGFEAPVNLAYSQRNRSAAIRIPVYSSSPKAKRIEVRFPDGSCNPYLAFSAMLMAGIDGIINKIDPGEPLDKDIYALPPEELKNIPSTPGSLEEALRALEKDHDFLLRGDVFTEDVIEAWIKYKWEKEVNQMRMRPHPYEFMLYFDV, via the coding sequence ATGAGGAGTGAAGCGATTCAAAATGTATTTGAAATGATCAAAAAGCATGGGGTTAAAATGGTTGACTTAAAGTTTATGGATTTTCCCGGACAGTGGCAACATTTTAGCGTCCCAGTTCACGAGTTAACAGAGGAATCATTTGAAGAAGGATTTGGCTTTGATGGTTCAAGTATTCGCGGATGGAAAAGCATAAACGAAAGTGATATGCTTGTTATCCCTGATCCAACGACGGCTTTTATTGATCCTTTTATAGAAGTTCCAACGATAAGTTTAATTTGTGATGTTTATGATCCTATCACCAGAGAGAAATATGAGCGTTGTCCGCGATATATTGCGCAAAAGGCGGAAGCATATTTGAAAGCAACTGGAATCGCCGACACAGTTTATTTCGGTCCTGAGGCTGAATTTTTTATCTTTGACGATGTTCGCTTTGATCAAAATGCCCATGAAGGGTATTATTTTATAGATTCAATTGAAGGACAATGGAACTCAGGTCGTGATGAAAAACCAAATCTTGCTTATAAACCAAGATATAAGGAAGGATATTTCCCCGTTCCACCAACCGACTCGCTAAACGATATAAGAAACGAAATGGTGTTAATTATGGAGCAATGTGGTCTTGAGGTTGAAGCTCAACATCATGAGGTTGCAACTGGGGGACAATGTGAAATTGATTTTCGTTTTGCTCCGCTTGTAAAGTGCGCTGATAACCTTTTGATTTTCAAATATATTGTTAAAAATGTTGCACGAAGACATGGCAAGACGGCGACATTTATGCCAAAGCCACTTTTTGGTGATAATGGTTCAGGTATGCACTGTCATCAAAGTTTATGGAAGAATGGACAACCTTTATTTTATGGAAATGGATATGCAAATTTAAGCGAGATCGCACTTTATTATATTGGTGGGATTCTTAAACACGCTCCAGCGTTATGTGCTTTTACGAATCCGACAACGAACTCATACAAACGCCTCGTCCCTGGATTTGAAGCACCTGTGAACCTTGCTTACTCTCAGCGAAATAGAAGCGCAGCGATTCGTATCCCTGTTTATTCATCAAGTCCGAAAGCAAAAAGAATAGAGGTGAGATTTCCTGATGGTTCTTGCAATCCATATCTTGCTTTTTCAGCAATGCTTATGGCTGGGATTGACGGAATAATAAACAAAATTGATCCGGGGGAACCGCTTGATAAAGATATCTACGCTCTCCCGCCCGAGGAATTGAAAAATATTCCTTCAACTCCAGGTTCGCTTGAAGAGGCGTTAAGAGCTCTTGAAAAGGACCACGATTTTCTATTAAGAGGAGATGTCTTTACCGAGGATGTGATAGAGGCATGGATAAAATATAAATGGGAAAAGGAAGTAAATCAAATGCGTATGCGTCCACATCCGTATGAATTTATGTTGTATTTTGATGTGTGA
- a CDS encoding 5-formyltetrahydrofolate cyclo-ligase, with protein sequence MSLSKKTIREQVLAIRNSLDPNEARKKSNTIFQNLKNLSAFNSAKTIHIYVSSKKNEVDTIEIINYLLSQSKRVIVPVVDKENKILRHSELKSLSELERSTFGILEPRELREVDIKEIDLVIAPAIAVDRKGNRIGFGGGYYDKFLSHVECPKVVLVYSFQVVDQIEPTPNDVPVDFVITENEVIDCGKMKQ encoded by the coding sequence ATGTCCCTCTCTAAAAAGACAATTAGAGAACAAGTCCTCGCGATTCGCAATTCGCTTGATCCGAATGAGGCGAGGAAAAAGAGCAATACAATTTTTCAAAACTTAAAAAACTTATCGGCTTTCAACTCCGCTAAAACAATTCATATTTATGTCTCGTCAAAGAAGAACGAAGTTGACACAATTGAAATTATAAATTATCTTCTTTCGCAAAGCAAAAGGGTTATAGTTCCGGTAGTTGATAAAGAGAACAAAATTTTGCGACATTCGGAGTTAAAAAGTTTATCAGAACTTGAAAGATCAACATTTGGAATACTTGAGCCGAGAGAATTAAGAGAAGTTGATATAAAAGAAATTGACCTTGTTATTGCTCCAGCAATTGCTGTTGATAGGAAAGGAAATCGCATAGGTTTCGGCGGTGGATATTACGATAAGTTTTTAAGTCATGTTGAGTGTCCAAAGGTCGTTCTCGTTTACAGTTTTCAAGTTGTTGATCAAATAGAGCCAACGCCAAATGATGTGCCTGTTGATTTTGTAATTACTGAGAACGAGGTTATAGACTGTGGGAAGATGAAACAATGA
- the pyrF gene encoding orotidine-5'-phosphate decarboxylase gives MRIRSRPEMSFIAKLKKTSSENNSLLCIGIDTDIEKLPEGLAKSIDSVLEFNRRIIESTYDVVCAYKINTAFYEALGTRGFEILKSTIDLIPKDIPFILDAKRGDIRSSCEMYAKSLFTELGADAITVNPYFGVEAIEPFVKFKDKFTFVVVLSSNQGAFDFQYLKCEGKFLFQKIAEKFINSNFENLGFVVGATRGEDINLVRELSDEKLFLIPGIGEQGGDLELALKHGINKDKIALINVGRTIIYASSSKDFAQRAREKAIELKDKINKIRENL, from the coding sequence TTGAGGATAAGGTCTCGTCCTGAAATGAGCTTCATTGCAAAGCTTAAAAAGACATCTTCAGAAAACAATTCCCTTCTTTGTATCGGAATTGACACCGACATTGAGAAACTTCCAGAAGGTTTAGCGAAATCAATTGATTCTGTTCTTGAATTTAACCGTCGCATAATTGAATCAACTTACGATGTCGTTTGCGCTTACAAAATTAACACCGCTTTCTACGAAGCACTTGGAACTCGTGGATTTGAGATCTTGAAATCAACAATTGATTTAATTCCCAAAGACATACCCTTTATTCTTGACGCAAAGCGTGGAGATATAAGATCAAGTTGTGAGATGTATGCCAAAAGCCTATTTACTGAACTTGGCGCCGATGCGATCACTGTTAATCCATATTTTGGAGTTGAAGCGATAGAACCGTTCGTGAAATTTAAAGATAAATTTACCTTTGTTGTTGTCTTAAGCTCAAATCAAGGGGCTTTTGATTTTCAATATTTAAAATGCGAAGGCAAGTTTCTTTTTCAAAAAATTGCTGAAAAATTTATAAATTCAAACTTTGAAAACCTCGGATTCGTAGTTGGAGCAACGAGAGGTGAAGATATAAATCTTGTTCGTGAGCTATCCGATGAAAAATTATTTCTAATTCCTGGGATCGGTGAGCAAGGTGGAGATCTTGAGCTGGCACTTAAACATGGAATCAACAAAGATAAAATCGCACTGATAAATGTTGGTCGTACGATTATTTATGCCTCAAGTTCAAAGGATTTTGCCCAGAGAGCAAGAGAAAAGGCAATTGAACTAAAAGATAAAATAAACAAAATACGGGAGAACTTATGA
- a CDS encoding aldehyde dehydrogenase family protein has protein sequence MVPEYKFFINGEWRTSPRKIQITNPFNNEPVGEVYLASPDDLEDAVISAQSAFEKTKTLPSYKRAEILEFISNEISKRREEFATMITKEMGKPILFSRVEVDRAIFTFKIASEEAKRINGEIIPLDLASHSEKRLGFVKRFPIGVILAITPFNFPLNLVAHKVAPAIASGNPIILKPSSQAPIVSVMLAEIIEKSGYPVGGFNLVPCKSDEIELLVRDERIKMVTFTGSADIGWKLKNIAGKKRVTLELGGNAAVVVEPDANLDFAVKRIALGSFGQAGQSCIAVQRIYVNKDIYNEFEKRFVEETKSLKVGNPFEPDTIVGPLVDESAAIKTEAWVNEAVQSGAKILTGGKRNGTFYEPTILIDVKPDMKVSCQEVFAPVVTLEKYDTFEEAIEKVNNSRYGLQAGVFTNDIKKIFYAYEKIEVGGVIINDYPTYRIDHMPYGGVKDSGFGREGLRYAIEEMTELKLMVLNFT, from the coding sequence ATGGTCCCAGAATACAAATTCTTCATCAATGGGGAATGGAGAACATCTCCAAGGAAAATTCAAATTACCAACCCATTCAACAACGAACCAGTTGGTGAAGTTTATCTTGCTTCACCTGATGATCTTGAAGACGCAGTAATATCCGCACAAAGCGCATTTGAAAAAACAAAAACATTGCCTTCATACAAAAGAGCCGAGATACTTGAATTCATTTCAAATGAGATATCAAAGCGTCGTGAGGAATTTGCCACGATGATAACAAAAGAAATGGGGAAGCCGATTTTATTTTCAAGGGTTGAGGTTGATAGGGCGATTTTCACATTTAAAATTGCAAGCGAGGAAGCCAAAAGGATCAATGGAGAGATAATTCCGCTTGATCTTGCTTCACATTCCGAAAAAAGATTAGGCTTCGTAAAAAGATTTCCAATTGGTGTTATACTTGCCATAACTCCCTTTAATTTCCCTCTAAATCTCGTCGCGCATAAAGTTGCACCAGCGATCGCCTCCGGGAATCCAATAATTTTAAAACCATCATCTCAAGCCCCGATCGTAAGCGTGATGTTGGCAGAGATAATAGAAAAATCAGGTTATCCAGTCGGTGGTTTTAATTTAGTTCCGTGTAAATCCGATGAAATTGAACTTCTTGTAAGGGATGAGAGAATAAAGATGGTAACATTTACAGGAAGCGCCGATATTGGATGGAAACTAAAGAATATAGCTGGAAAGAAAAGAGTCACACTTGAGCTTGGTGGAAATGCTGCTGTCGTAGTTGAACCTGATGCCAACCTTGATTTTGCTGTTAAGAGAATTGCCTTAGGTTCTTTTGGTCAAGCTGGTCAATCTTGCATCGCAGTTCAAAGAATTTATGTTAACAAAGACATTTACAACGAGTTTGAGAAAAGATTTGTTGAAGAAACTAAATCTTTAAAAGTTGGAAATCCATTTGAACCTGATACGATAGTTGGTCCGCTTGTAGACGAAAGCGCAGCGATAAAAACAGAAGCATGGGTCAACGAAGCGGTGCAAAGCGGAGCTAAAATCTTAACAGGTGGAAAAAGAAACGGAACATTTTACGAGCCAACGATCCTGATTGATGTAAAGCCAGATATGAAGGTAAGTTGTCAAGAAGTTTTTGCCCCAGTTGTGACGCTTGAGAAATATGATACATTTGAAGAAGCAATTGAAAAAGTGAACAACTCAAGATATGGCCTTCAAGCGGGTGTTTTCACAAACGATATCAAGAAAATTTTTTATGCGTATGAAAAAATTGAGGTTGGCGGTGTAATAATAAACGATTATCCAACATATAGAATTGACCATATGCCCTATGGTGGTGTAAAAGACAGCGGCTTCGGACGCGAAGGGTTAAGATATGCTATTGAGGAAATGACCGAACTTAAACTTATGGTGCTTAACTTTACTTAA
- the frr gene encoding ribosome recycling factor: MTAPSTIPEVLKDAEERMKKSVEVIRQELARVRTGKATTALLDGIKVDYYGQHLPINKVASVSVSDPHTLTVTPWDKSLIPTIEKAILASDLGLNPTNDGNVIRIPIPPLTEERRKEIVKLVKKFCEDGKVAIRNIRRDANEHLRKIEKEQHISEDERKRAEDQVQKLTDKYIKEIDLLFEQKEKEIMSF; encoded by the coding sequence ATGACAGCCCCATCAACGATACCCGAGGTACTTAAAGATGCTGAAGAAAGAATGAAGAAGTCGGTTGAGGTAATAAGACAAGAGCTTGCAAGAGTAAGGACAGGCAAAGCAACAACTGCACTACTTGATGGGATCAAAGTTGATTATTATGGTCAGCATTTGCCCATTAACAAAGTTGCAAGTGTGAGTGTGAGCGATCCGCATACTTTAACTGTTACTCCGTGGGACAAATCGCTAATTCCAACGATTGAAAAAGCAATACTTGCTTCAGACCTTGGCTTAAATCCAACAAATGATGGAAATGTTATTAGAATACCAATACCTCCACTTACAGAGGAGAGAAGAAAAGAAATTGTCAAGCTCGTTAAGAAATTCTGTGAAGATGGGAAAGTAGCGATAAGAAATATACGAAGAGACGCGAACGAGCATCTGCGAAAGATTGAAAAGGAACAGCACATCTCCGAGGATGAGAGGAAGCGAGCTGAAGATCAAGTTCAAAAGTTGACAGATAAATATATCAAAGAAATTGATCTTCTCTTTGAGCAAAAGGAGAAGGAGATAATGAGCTTTTAA
- a CDS encoding proline--tRNA ligase: MKLSYGFVPTLKEEPSDAVMPSHKLMIRAGLVRPLSAGIYSFLPLGWRVAQKVMQIIREEMNAIGGQEFHLPALNPIELWEETGRLRDFGDVIFQLKNRALVLAPTHEEVICHIAKHHIKSYKDLPQIWYQIQTKFRNEPRPRSGVIRGRQFIMKDSYSLDASWEGLDKSYELHKQAYIKIYTRCGLKFFIVGASTGAMGGSASEEFMVESPYGEDTVVLCDRCGYAANTEIAQSNVPPAKRFPESKPLEEIYTPNVRTIDELAEFLNVSTDILAKSLVYKHNGQPVLILMLGNDQLVEAKLLKALGGGEIAPIEPEELKNLTGANAGSIGPIGLKNFKIIADNRLKGANNLISGANKDDYHIANIDMERDVKVDGYFDLRKVEEGEPCVNCGSPLRIVNAIEIGHIFKLGTKYSEAMKATFLDENGQEKPIIMGSYGIGVERIIACHIEQNHDENGIIWDKAIAPFQVHLISVNTENPQVIQTADKLYEQLNEEKIEVIYDDRMDVSPGFKFKDADLLGMPLQLIVSERNLKNDQVEIKIRKTGERILVNLDDVVPKIKELLEIKN; encoded by the coding sequence ATGAAATTATCCTATGGATTTGTCCCAACTTTGAAGGAAGAACCTTCAGATGCAGTTATGCCAAGCCATAAGCTTATGATAAGAGCTGGACTTGTTCGTCCACTCTCAGCTGGAATTTACTCATTTCTTCCGCTCGGATGGAGAGTTGCACAGAAAGTCATGCAAATAATTCGTGAAGAGATGAACGCCATCGGAGGCCAAGAATTTCACCTACCAGCTCTAAATCCAATAGAGCTATGGGAAGAAACGGGACGATTAAGGGATTTTGGAGATGTGATCTTCCAACTTAAAAATAGAGCCTTGGTTTTAGCCCCAACCCACGAGGAAGTTATCTGCCACATCGCAAAACATCACATAAAATCATACAAGGACTTACCTCAAATATGGTATCAAATTCAAACGAAATTTAGAAACGAACCCAGACCAAGAAGTGGTGTCATACGCGGAAGGCAATTTATAATGAAAGATTCGTATAGCCTTGATGCATCTTGGGAAGGACTTGATAAATCTTATGAGCTCCATAAACAAGCGTATATAAAAATTTACACAAGATGTGGTTTAAAATTTTTCATCGTTGGTGCATCAACCGGAGCGATGGGTGGTTCAGCATCGGAAGAATTTATGGTTGAATCACCATATGGAGAAGATACCGTTGTTCTATGTGATAGATGCGGTTACGCTGCGAACACAGAAATAGCACAATCAAATGTTCCGCCTGCAAAAAGATTTCCTGAAAGTAAACCACTTGAGGAAATCTACACACCAAATGTTAGAACAATAGACGAACTTGCGGAGTTTTTAAATGTTTCAACAGATATTCTCGCTAAATCTCTTGTCTATAAACACAACGGACAACCTGTCTTAATTTTAATGCTTGGAAACGATCAACTCGTTGAAGCAAAACTCTTAAAAGCACTTGGCGGTGGCGAAATAGCTCCAATTGAACCAGAAGAACTTAAAAACCTAACAGGTGCAAACGCTGGATCAATTGGCCCAATTGGATTGAAAAACTTCAAAATTATCGCCGACAACAGATTAAAGGGGGCAAATAATCTAATAAGCGGAGCAAATAAGGATGATTATCACATAGCAAACATTGATATGGAAAGAGATGTAAAAGTTGATGGATATTTTGACTTGAGAAAAGTTGAGGAAGGCGAACCCTGTGTAAACTGTGGTAGTCCTTTAAGAATCGTAAACGCAATTGAAATCGGGCACATATTTAAACTCGGGACGAAATATTCAGAAGCAATGAAAGCGACTTTTCTTGATGAAAACGGTCAAGAGAAACCGATAATTATGGGAAGTTACGGAATAGGAGTTGAACGAATTATCGCTTGCCATATTGAACAAAACCATGATGAAAACGGCATAATCTGGGATAAAGCAATTGCCCCGTTCCAAGTCCATCTAATTTCTGTCAATACAGAAAATCCCCAAGTAATTCAAACTGCCGATAAACTTTACGAACAATTAAATGAAGAAAAAATTGAGGTTATTTACGACGATAGAATGGATGTAAGCCCTGGGTTTAAGTTTAAAGATGCCGACTTACTTGGAATGCCCTTGCAATTAATTGTAAGCGAGAGGAATCTTAAAAACGATCAAGTTGAAATAAAGATTAGAAAAACGGGCGAAAGAATACTTGTAAACCTTGACGATGTCGTGCCGAAAATAAAGGAACTACTTGAGATAAAAAATTAA
- a CDS encoding PspC domain-containing protein — MRRLYKSRRDWIIDGVCGGIGEYLGVDPVIIRIIFILLFFMGGVGLLLYIAAMLIIPVNPEHKELKVEEKKGAQTRGKGFIFILGLALIIVGVGLLLENLGLPFWHFLKVGASYAFPILLIAIGLFLIITYLQREQSSQSIDSSEVKSQGEKEGNESVKRLYKSRKNRMIFGVCGGLGEYLNTDPTVVRILWVILAISSLGIAILLYLIMAIIVPEEPTS, encoded by the coding sequence ATGAGGCGACTTTACAAATCAAGGCGTGATTGGATTATAGATGGGGTTTGCGGTGGAATCGGCGAATATCTTGGCGTTGATCCTGTCATCATTAGGATAATTTTTATTTTGCTTTTCTTCATGGGTGGTGTGGGATTATTACTTTATATCGCAGCTATGTTGATAATCCCGGTTAATCCTGAACATAAAGAATTAAAAGTTGAAGAGAAAAAGGGCGCGCAAACCCGTGGGAAAGGTTTTATTTTCATACTTGGCTTGGCTCTTATAATAGTTGGAGTTGGATTGCTTCTTGAAAATTTGGGGTTGCCATTTTGGCACTTTCTTAAAGTCGGAGCAAGTTACGCTTTCCCAATTTTGCTTATTGCAATTGGATTGTTTCTGATAATAACCTACTTACAGAGAGAACAAAGCAGTCAATCTATTGATAGTAGTGAGGTAAAATCCCAAGGTGAAAAGGAAGGCAACGAATCAGTGAAACGACTTTACAAATCCAGAAAAAATCGTATGATATTTGGCGTCTGCGGAGGGCTTGGCGAATATCTCAATACTGATCCAACAGTTGTAAGAATTCTTTGGGTTATACTTGCAATTTCATCGCTCGGTATTGCTATACTGCTCTATTTGATAATGGCTATAATTGTGCCTGAAGAACCGACATCTTAA